The following proteins are co-located in the Ostrinia nubilalis chromosome 22, ilOstNubi1.1, whole genome shotgun sequence genome:
- the LOC135083100 gene encoding uncharacterized protein LOC135083100, with product MAPSLLKTFVQNRVSEIHEITKEVPWRHISGKHNPADLVSRGVKLEDLPSAVLLFRHEHKQLTHAGAQALLYSVRESYWPVSGRDLARQSHSEIADFACSHDIKFKLIPPYTPHFGGLWEAGVKSCKHHLLRTVGNAHLTFEEISTVLAQIEAIMNSRPLNPLSSDPHDLLPLCPSHFLVGRPLTAPAFTDLSEEPTSRLTRYQRVEQIRQHFWTRWTKEYVSELQTRIKWSEHKPDLQPNTFVVIKEDNSPPLKWSLGRIITTIPGKDGVSRVADIRTATGVVRRAFTKICPLFHENTH from the exons ATGGCACCCAGTCTACTCAAAACATTTGTGCAGAATAGGGTATCTGAAATTCATGAGATCACCAAGGAAGTTCCCTGGCGTCACATCAGCGGTAAACATAACCCAGCTGATCTCGTGTCACGAGGTGTCAAGTTGGAGGATTTGCCTTCAGCAG TGCTGTTGTTCCGTCACGAGCACAAGCAACTGACGCACGCAGGTGCGCAAGCGCTGCTTTACAGCGTGCGTGAGTCATACTGGCCAGTCAGCGGCAGGGATCTCGCCCGGCAG TCACATTCTGAAATTGCAGACTTTGCGTGTAGTCACGATATTAAATTTAAGTTAATACCACCGTATACGCCTCATTTTGGTGGTTTATGGGAGGCTGGGGTCAAATCGTGCAAGCATCACTTGCTTCGAACAGTGGGTAACGCGCATCTGACCTTTGAGGAGATAAGCACTGTTCTAGCACAAATAGAAGCTATCATGAACTCCCGTCCTCTCAATCCTCTCTCATCCGATCCACACGATCTCTTACCTCTTTGCCCGTCGCATTTTCTGGTTGGTCGTCCACTGACAGCGCCTGCTTTTACCGACCTCTCCGAAGAGCCAACTAGTCGTCTCACCCGATACCAGAGAGTGGAGCAGATTCGACAACATTTCTGGACGCGATGGACCAAAGAATATGTCTCAGAGCTGCAGACTCGGATAAAATGGAGTGAACACAAGCCAGACCTACAACCCAATActtttgtggttataaaggaGGACAATTCTCCCCCCTTGAAATGGAGCTTGGGTCGCATCATCACCACCATTCCGGGCAAGGATGGAGTATCTCGAGTAGCAGACATACGAACAGCAACTGGAGTGGTACGCCGTGCCTTCACCAAGATCTGCCCGCTGTTCCACGAGAATACACATTAG